The following are from one region of the Osmerus mordax isolate fOsmMor3 chromosome 1, fOsmMor3.pri, whole genome shotgun sequence genome:
- the erbb3a gene encoding receptor tyrosine-protein kinase erbB-3a isoform X1 has product MLVLRQVLTLCVALPLFLRSSGAQTQEVVICTGTKNSLSVTGDSETQYKLMKEMYTGCEIVMGNLEITMMEHWRDISFLKSIREVTGYILIGINQFRRLPLDQLRVIRGTTLYEGRFALAVLVNYQKDGQYGLQELGLTHLTEILEGGVQIIHNKFLSYSPQVNWLDIVKDGASEVIINDNGPIASCDEECGGTCWGSSNETCQILTKTVCAPQCNGRCFGKSPSECCHMECAGGCTGPLDTDCFACRNFNNSGSCVPQCPQTLIYNKHTFKVEDNPNAKYQYGSICVAQCPPNFVVDGSSCVSSCPLNKMEVEKKGVKRCEPCGGLCPKACIGTGTDKRQTVDSRNIDSFINCTKIQGSLHFLVTGIKGDPYENIAALDPEKLKIFKTVREITDILSIQSWPESMSDLSVFSNLSTIQGRKLYRGVSSKRGYSLLVMRIPTLTSLGLRSLHRINDGGVYITGNSQLCYHDTVNWTRLFNSSSRPMRRHKNIDIKENQPQIHCVAEGHVCDALCSSEGCWGPGPNQCLSCKNYSRGGTCVPMCKFLSGDGREFASQEGECISCHSECEVQTGQPTCTGPGADECVVCASLKDGPHCVSMCPEGVMSEKGLIFKYPNYQRQCEPCHLNCTLGCLGPGIEDCLEPDRSTSSRATTGIVLGVILACFVGTSIFIMSVLYRRSLAIRRKRAMRRYMASGESFEPLDPSDKGVKVHARILKITELRKIKLLGTGVFGSVHKGVWMPEGDSVKLPVAIKTIHDRTGRQAFHEITDHMLAMGSLDHAHVVRLLGICPGASMQLVTQLSTQGSLLEHIRHQKDSLNPQRLLNWCVQIAKGMYYLEEHRMVHRNLAARNVLLKNDFIVQISDYGIADLLYPDDKKYFYNESKAPIKWMALESILFRRYTHQSDVWSYGVTVWEMMSYGAEPYTTMRPQEVPDLLEKGERLSQPQICTIDVYMVMVKCWMIDENVRPTFKELANEFTRMARDPPRYLVIKGDCSLSDSGLDEAQQRGPELGDLHGELQGLDEEGLESGMATPPHYMSQSKSLPRLSRMDSHRGISSMAGYLPMTPGVENPGQYMWPSRSRLNSARTVSESSEGRGTVVELEMSEDVSLAGSLRRKRHREDSAYMSQRDSMSGGPPETFSPDTGGEEDHNGYVLPGLGDSLERESLLLSTSQVTLPHERTLSKLPQRSSGLLEDPDSASEEYEYMNKQACMISLQTTRQHPSHPKDGAQWLKMNKRSGSSLTPLGTECTGNRTSGCQGSDGQTKNYDNQNTEDSYDSDNIEEQGSGEVEYEYMDIRSVETETNDPPSPDVPKPSETAEVRLKVRRKVKKEAVENEYVENDYQYTNSQPRLHQALRGRDGLRLQGEDEEEEYAYEEMDSMAVLGAGNSVEYQNMQGEDEGAFGRQGTQHPGVGTYVKVRAGVGEPGGGDQSFDNPDYWHSRLFLKPNALRT; this is encoded by the exons AAATACTGGAGGGAGGCGTCCAGATCATCCATAATAAATTCCTTAGCTACTCCCCTCAGGTGAACTGGCTGGACATAGTGAAGGATGGAGCTTCAGAGGTCATAATTAATGATAATGGACCCATAG CATCTTGTGATGAGGAGTGTGGGGGCACTTGCTGGGGGTCCAGCAATGAAACCTGCCAAATAT TGACCAAGACAGTGTGTGCCCCCCAATGTAACGGCCGCTGTTTTGGTAAAAGCCCCAGTGAGTGCTGTCATATGGAGTGTGCAGGAGGATGCACTGGACCCCTTGATACAGATTGCTTT GCTTGTAGAAACTTCAACAACTCCGGCTCCTGTGTACCCCAGTGTCCCCAGACCCTTATCTACAACAAGCACACCTTTAAAGTGGAGGACAACCCTAATGCCAAGTATCAATACGGCTCCATATGTGTGGCCCAGTGTCCCC CCAACTTTGTGGTAGATGGGAGCTCTTGTGTCAGCAGCTGCCCCCTTAataagatggaggtggagaagaaaggAGTGAAGAGATGTGAGCCTTGTGGAGGCCTCTGTCCTAAAG CTTGTATTGGTACAGGCACAGACAAAAGACAGACAGTGGACTCTAGGAATATTGACAGCTTCATTAACTGCACCAAGATTCAGGGAAGCCTACATTTCCTGGTTACCGGAATAAAAGG tgATCCTTACGAAAACATCGCAGCTCTGGATCCAGAGAAACTGAAAATATTTAAAACAGTGAGAGAGATCACAG ATATTTTGAGTATTCAGTCATGGCCTGAAAGTATGTCTGATCTGTCTGTGTTCTCCAACCTGTCAACCATACAAGGAAGAAAGCTCTACAG AGGAGTGAGCTCTAAaag GGGTTACTCACTGCTGGTGATGAGGATCCCTACCCTGACCTCCCTGGGTCTGCGCTCGCTACACAGGATCAACGACGGCGGTGTCTACATCACAGGAAACAGCCAGCTGTGTTACCATGACACAGTCAACTGGACACGCCTCTTCAACAGTAGCTCTCGGCCCATGCGCCGCCACAAGAACATCGACATCAAGGAAAACCAACCACAGATCCACTGTG TTGCAGAGGGCCACGTGTGTGACGCCTTGTGTTCTTCTGAGGGATGTTGGGGTCCTGGGCCCAACCAGTGTCTCTCCTGTAAGAACTACAGCCGAGGAGGCACATGCGTCCCAATGTGCAAATTTCTATCAGG AGATGGACGTGAGTTTGCTAGTCAAGAAGGCGAGTGCATATCCTGTCACTCTGAGTGTGAGGTCCAGACAGGACAACCCACCTGTACAGGCCCG GGTGCagatgagtgtgttgtgtgtgccagTCTGAAGGACGGTCCTcactgtgtgtccatgtgtcctGAGGGGGTGATGTCAGAGAAGGGGCTCATCTTTAAGTACCCAAACTATCAACGCCAATGTGAACCCTGCCACCTCAACTGTACCCTGGG GTGCTTAGGCCCAGGCATTGAGGACTGTCTGGAGCCTGACAGATCCACCTCTAG CCGAGCCACGACAGGAATCGTTTTGGGGGTGATATTAGCGTGCTTTGTTGGCACCTCAATCTTCATCATGAGTGTTTTGTACCGCCGCAGCCTTGCTATCCGCCGCAAGAGGGCTATGAGGAGATACATGGCAAGTGGAGAG agtttcGAGCCATTAGATCCCAGTGATAAAGGAGTCAAAGTTCATGCTCGTATCCTGAAGATCACAGAGCTCCGTAAAATCAAGCTGCTGGGAACTGGAGTGTTTGGCTCTGTCCACAAG gGGGTATGGATGCCAGAGGGAGACTCAGTGAAGCTCCCAGTTGCCATCAAGACTATTCATGATCGCACGGGCCGACAGGCCTTCCATGAAATCACTGat CATATGTTGGCAATGGGCAGTCTAGACCATGCTCATGTGGTCCGGCTCCTGGGCATCTGTCCAGGTGCCAGTATGCAGCTTGTCACCCAGCTCAGCACACAGGGATCCTTATTGGAGCACATCAGGCATCAAAAAGACAGCCTTAACCCTCAGAGATTACTCAATTGGTGTGTGCAGATTGCCAAG GGTATGTATTACCTGGAAGAACACAGGATGGTCCATAGGAACCTGGCAGCCAGGAACGTGCTTCTGAAGAATGACTTCATCGTCCAGATCTCTGACTACGGCATCGCAGACTTGCTCTACCCTGACGACAAGAAGTACTTTTACAATGAGTCCAAG GCACCTATCAAGTGGATGGCTCTGGAAAGCATCTTATTCCGCAGATACACACATCAGAGTGATGTCTGGAGCTATG GTGTGACCGTGTGGGAGATGATGTCCTATGGGGCTGAGCCCTACACGACAATGCGTCCACAGGAAGTACCGGATCTGCTGGAGAAGGGCGAACGTCTGTCCCAGCCCCAAATCTGCACCATAGACGTCTATATGGTCATGGTCAAGT gTTGGATGATTGATGAGAATGTCCGTCCAACCTTTAAGGAGTTGGCCAATGAATTCACCAGAATGGCAAGAGACCCACCCCGTTACCTGGTAATCAAG GGGGACTGCAGCTTGTCAGACTCAGGTCTGGATGAGGCACAGCAGCGGGGACCAGAGCTGGGCGACCTACATGGAGAGCTACAAGGATTGGATGAGGAGGGGCTGGAATCTGGCATGGCCACGCCTCCTCACTACATGTCACAGTCCAAGAGTCTCCCTCGCCTCTCCAGAATGGATAGCCACAGG GGGATTTCCAGCATGGCAGGGTACCTGCCCATGACCCCAGGTGTTGAAAATCCAGGACAG tacatgtggCCATCGCGTTCTCGCCTTAACTCTGCTCGCACCGTGTCTGAGAGCTCTGAGGGCCGGGGCACCGTGGTGGAGCTCGAGATGAGCGAGGACGTCTCATTAGCTGGCAGCCTCAGGAGGAAGCGACATCGAGAAGACAGTGCCTACATGTCTCAGAGAGACAGCATGTCAGGGGGGCCGCCAGAGACATTCTCCCCAGatacagggggggaggaggaccacAATGGATATGTGCTCCCTGGTCTAGGAGACAGCCTCGAGAGAG AAAGCCTACTACTCTCCACCTCTCAAGTCACCCTGCCTCACGAGAGAACATTGTCCAAGTTACCCCAGCGCTCCTCAGGACTATTAGAGGACCCAGACAGTGCCAGTGAAGAATATGAGTATATGAACAAACAGGCATGCATGATATCTCTCCAGACAACCAGACAACATCCTAGTCACCCTAAAGATGGCGCACAGTGGTTAAAGATGAATAAGAGATCAGGCTCCTCATTAACACCACTAGGCACAGAGTGCACAGGTAACCGTACATCTGGTTGTCAGGGCAGTGATGGCCAAACCAAAAATTATGACAACCAGAATACAGAAGACAGTTATGATTCAGACAACATCGAAGAGCAGGGTTCTGGTGAGGTTGAATATGAGTACATGGACATTAGAAGTGTTGAAACAGAAACCAACGACCCCCCAAGTCCAGATGTCCCTAAACCCAGTGAAACTGCAGAGGTGCGTCTGAAAGTTAGACGTAAAGTTAAGAAAGAGGCTGTAGAAAATGAATATGTAGAGAATGACTATCAGTACACTAACAGCCAGCCCAGACTGCATCAGGCTCTTCGTGGCAGGGATGGATTGAGGCTgcaaggagaggatgaggaggaggagtatgCGTATGAGGAGATGGACTCCATGGCGGTCCTTGGAGCTGGGAACTCAGTCGAGTACCAAAACATGCAGGGAGAAGATGAGGGTGCCTTTGGTAGGCAGGGGACTCAGCACCCTGGGGTTGGGACCTACGTGAAAGTGCGTGCTGGGGTTGGGGAGCCTGGTGGCGGAGATCAGTCTTTTGACAATCCAGACTACTGGCACAGCAGATTGTTCTTAAAGCCCAATGCATTGCGGACGTGA
- the erbb3a gene encoding receptor tyrosine-protein kinase erbB-3a isoform X2 — MLVLRQVLTLCVALPLFLRSSGAQTQEVVICTGTKNSLSVTGDSETQYKLMKEMYTGCEIVMGNLEITMMEHWRDISFLKSIREVTGYILIGINQFRRLPLDQLRVIRGTTLYEGRFALAVLVNYQKDGQYGLQELGLTHLTEILEGGVQIIHNKFLSYSPQVNWLDIVKDGASEVIINDNGPIASCDEECGGTCWGSSNETCQILTKTVCAPQCNGRCFGKSPSECCHMECAGGCTGPLDTDCFACRNFNNSGSCVPQCPQTLIYNKHTFKVEDNPNAKYQYGSICVAQCPPNFVVDGSSCVSSCPLNKMEVEKKGVKRCEPCGGLCPKACIGTGTDKRQTVDSRNIDSFINCTKIQGSLHFLVTGIKGDPYENIAALDPEKLKIFKTVREITDILSIQSWPESMSDLSVFSNLSTIQGRKLYRGYSLLVMRIPTLTSLGLRSLHRINDGGVYITGNSQLCYHDTVNWTRLFNSSSRPMRRHKNIDIKENQPQIHCVAEGHVCDALCSSEGCWGPGPNQCLSCKNYSRGGTCVPMCKFLSGDGREFASQEGECISCHSECEVQTGQPTCTGPGADECVVCASLKDGPHCVSMCPEGVMSEKGLIFKYPNYQRQCEPCHLNCTLGCLGPGIEDCLEPDRSTSSRATTGIVLGVILACFVGTSIFIMSVLYRRSLAIRRKRAMRRYMASGESFEPLDPSDKGVKVHARILKITELRKIKLLGTGVFGSVHKGVWMPEGDSVKLPVAIKTIHDRTGRQAFHEITDHMLAMGSLDHAHVVRLLGICPGASMQLVTQLSTQGSLLEHIRHQKDSLNPQRLLNWCVQIAKGMYYLEEHRMVHRNLAARNVLLKNDFIVQISDYGIADLLYPDDKKYFYNESKAPIKWMALESILFRRYTHQSDVWSYGVTVWEMMSYGAEPYTTMRPQEVPDLLEKGERLSQPQICTIDVYMVMVKCWMIDENVRPTFKELANEFTRMARDPPRYLVIKGDCSLSDSGLDEAQQRGPELGDLHGELQGLDEEGLESGMATPPHYMSQSKSLPRLSRMDSHRGISSMAGYLPMTPGVENPGQYMWPSRSRLNSARTVSESSEGRGTVVELEMSEDVSLAGSLRRKRHREDSAYMSQRDSMSGGPPETFSPDTGGEEDHNGYVLPGLGDSLERESLLLSTSQVTLPHERTLSKLPQRSSGLLEDPDSASEEYEYMNKQACMISLQTTRQHPSHPKDGAQWLKMNKRSGSSLTPLGTECTGNRTSGCQGSDGQTKNYDNQNTEDSYDSDNIEEQGSGEVEYEYMDIRSVETETNDPPSPDVPKPSETAEVRLKVRRKVKKEAVENEYVENDYQYTNSQPRLHQALRGRDGLRLQGEDEEEEYAYEEMDSMAVLGAGNSVEYQNMQGEDEGAFGRQGTQHPGVGTYVKVRAGVGEPGGGDQSFDNPDYWHSRLFLKPNALRT; from the exons AAATACTGGAGGGAGGCGTCCAGATCATCCATAATAAATTCCTTAGCTACTCCCCTCAGGTGAACTGGCTGGACATAGTGAAGGATGGAGCTTCAGAGGTCATAATTAATGATAATGGACCCATAG CATCTTGTGATGAGGAGTGTGGGGGCACTTGCTGGGGGTCCAGCAATGAAACCTGCCAAATAT TGACCAAGACAGTGTGTGCCCCCCAATGTAACGGCCGCTGTTTTGGTAAAAGCCCCAGTGAGTGCTGTCATATGGAGTGTGCAGGAGGATGCACTGGACCCCTTGATACAGATTGCTTT GCTTGTAGAAACTTCAACAACTCCGGCTCCTGTGTACCCCAGTGTCCCCAGACCCTTATCTACAACAAGCACACCTTTAAAGTGGAGGACAACCCTAATGCCAAGTATCAATACGGCTCCATATGTGTGGCCCAGTGTCCCC CCAACTTTGTGGTAGATGGGAGCTCTTGTGTCAGCAGCTGCCCCCTTAataagatggaggtggagaagaaaggAGTGAAGAGATGTGAGCCTTGTGGAGGCCTCTGTCCTAAAG CTTGTATTGGTACAGGCACAGACAAAAGACAGACAGTGGACTCTAGGAATATTGACAGCTTCATTAACTGCACCAAGATTCAGGGAAGCCTACATTTCCTGGTTACCGGAATAAAAGG tgATCCTTACGAAAACATCGCAGCTCTGGATCCAGAGAAACTGAAAATATTTAAAACAGTGAGAGAGATCACAG ATATTTTGAGTATTCAGTCATGGCCTGAAAGTATGTCTGATCTGTCTGTGTTCTCCAACCTGTCAACCATACAAGGAAGAAAGCTCTACAG GGGTTACTCACTGCTGGTGATGAGGATCCCTACCCTGACCTCCCTGGGTCTGCGCTCGCTACACAGGATCAACGACGGCGGTGTCTACATCACAGGAAACAGCCAGCTGTGTTACCATGACACAGTCAACTGGACACGCCTCTTCAACAGTAGCTCTCGGCCCATGCGCCGCCACAAGAACATCGACATCAAGGAAAACCAACCACAGATCCACTGTG TTGCAGAGGGCCACGTGTGTGACGCCTTGTGTTCTTCTGAGGGATGTTGGGGTCCTGGGCCCAACCAGTGTCTCTCCTGTAAGAACTACAGCCGAGGAGGCACATGCGTCCCAATGTGCAAATTTCTATCAGG AGATGGACGTGAGTTTGCTAGTCAAGAAGGCGAGTGCATATCCTGTCACTCTGAGTGTGAGGTCCAGACAGGACAACCCACCTGTACAGGCCCG GGTGCagatgagtgtgttgtgtgtgccagTCTGAAGGACGGTCCTcactgtgtgtccatgtgtcctGAGGGGGTGATGTCAGAGAAGGGGCTCATCTTTAAGTACCCAAACTATCAACGCCAATGTGAACCCTGCCACCTCAACTGTACCCTGGG GTGCTTAGGCCCAGGCATTGAGGACTGTCTGGAGCCTGACAGATCCACCTCTAG CCGAGCCACGACAGGAATCGTTTTGGGGGTGATATTAGCGTGCTTTGTTGGCACCTCAATCTTCATCATGAGTGTTTTGTACCGCCGCAGCCTTGCTATCCGCCGCAAGAGGGCTATGAGGAGATACATGGCAAGTGGAGAG agtttcGAGCCATTAGATCCCAGTGATAAAGGAGTCAAAGTTCATGCTCGTATCCTGAAGATCACAGAGCTCCGTAAAATCAAGCTGCTGGGAACTGGAGTGTTTGGCTCTGTCCACAAG gGGGTATGGATGCCAGAGGGAGACTCAGTGAAGCTCCCAGTTGCCATCAAGACTATTCATGATCGCACGGGCCGACAGGCCTTCCATGAAATCACTGat CATATGTTGGCAATGGGCAGTCTAGACCATGCTCATGTGGTCCGGCTCCTGGGCATCTGTCCAGGTGCCAGTATGCAGCTTGTCACCCAGCTCAGCACACAGGGATCCTTATTGGAGCACATCAGGCATCAAAAAGACAGCCTTAACCCTCAGAGATTACTCAATTGGTGTGTGCAGATTGCCAAG GGTATGTATTACCTGGAAGAACACAGGATGGTCCATAGGAACCTGGCAGCCAGGAACGTGCTTCTGAAGAATGACTTCATCGTCCAGATCTCTGACTACGGCATCGCAGACTTGCTCTACCCTGACGACAAGAAGTACTTTTACAATGAGTCCAAG GCACCTATCAAGTGGATGGCTCTGGAAAGCATCTTATTCCGCAGATACACACATCAGAGTGATGTCTGGAGCTATG GTGTGACCGTGTGGGAGATGATGTCCTATGGGGCTGAGCCCTACACGACAATGCGTCCACAGGAAGTACCGGATCTGCTGGAGAAGGGCGAACGTCTGTCCCAGCCCCAAATCTGCACCATAGACGTCTATATGGTCATGGTCAAGT gTTGGATGATTGATGAGAATGTCCGTCCAACCTTTAAGGAGTTGGCCAATGAATTCACCAGAATGGCAAGAGACCCACCCCGTTACCTGGTAATCAAG GGGGACTGCAGCTTGTCAGACTCAGGTCTGGATGAGGCACAGCAGCGGGGACCAGAGCTGGGCGACCTACATGGAGAGCTACAAGGATTGGATGAGGAGGGGCTGGAATCTGGCATGGCCACGCCTCCTCACTACATGTCACAGTCCAAGAGTCTCCCTCGCCTCTCCAGAATGGATAGCCACAGG GGGATTTCCAGCATGGCAGGGTACCTGCCCATGACCCCAGGTGTTGAAAATCCAGGACAG tacatgtggCCATCGCGTTCTCGCCTTAACTCTGCTCGCACCGTGTCTGAGAGCTCTGAGGGCCGGGGCACCGTGGTGGAGCTCGAGATGAGCGAGGACGTCTCATTAGCTGGCAGCCTCAGGAGGAAGCGACATCGAGAAGACAGTGCCTACATGTCTCAGAGAGACAGCATGTCAGGGGGGCCGCCAGAGACATTCTCCCCAGatacagggggggaggaggaccacAATGGATATGTGCTCCCTGGTCTAGGAGACAGCCTCGAGAGAG AAAGCCTACTACTCTCCACCTCTCAAGTCACCCTGCCTCACGAGAGAACATTGTCCAAGTTACCCCAGCGCTCCTCAGGACTATTAGAGGACCCAGACAGTGCCAGTGAAGAATATGAGTATATGAACAAACAGGCATGCATGATATCTCTCCAGACAACCAGACAACATCCTAGTCACCCTAAAGATGGCGCACAGTGGTTAAAGATGAATAAGAGATCAGGCTCCTCATTAACACCACTAGGCACAGAGTGCACAGGTAACCGTACATCTGGTTGTCAGGGCAGTGATGGCCAAACCAAAAATTATGACAACCAGAATACAGAAGACAGTTATGATTCAGACAACATCGAAGAGCAGGGTTCTGGTGAGGTTGAATATGAGTACATGGACATTAGAAGTGTTGAAACAGAAACCAACGACCCCCCAAGTCCAGATGTCCCTAAACCCAGTGAAACTGCAGAGGTGCGTCTGAAAGTTAGACGTAAAGTTAAGAAAGAGGCTGTAGAAAATGAATATGTAGAGAATGACTATCAGTACACTAACAGCCAGCCCAGACTGCATCAGGCTCTTCGTGGCAGGGATGGATTGAGGCTgcaaggagaggatgaggaggaggagtatgCGTATGAGGAGATGGACTCCATGGCGGTCCTTGGAGCTGGGAACTCAGTCGAGTACCAAAACATGCAGGGAGAAGATGAGGGTGCCTTTGGTAGGCAGGGGACTCAGCACCCTGGGGTTGGGACCTACGTGAAAGTGCGTGCTGGGGTTGGGGAGCCTGGTGGCGGAGATCAGTCTTTTGACAATCCAGACTACTGGCACAGCAGATTGTTCTTAAAGCCCAATGCATTGCGGACGTGA